A single window of Priestia filamentosa DNA harbors:
- a CDS encoding YitT family protein gives MKQHKKEKLSHFLMRYFLIVIGAGLAAVAIELFLVPNDIIDGGVIGVSLILSHLNAGAIPFVNFATLVIIINLPFMYSGYKYIGKTFVFSSIFGIVCLAVIESQLHHVEAFTTQPILATVFGGLILGAGVGLVIRNGGTMDGTEILGILLTKKLPFSLGEFVMFVNIFIFIWAGFVYGPEQAMYSVMAYYIAFKTIDTVIQGLDETKAVIIVSDHYADVSDAILDRLGRGTTKLKGKGGYTDEDKEVIYAVVTRLEVTKLKAIVHEVDPKAFITIMNTQETKGAQFKSAIH, from the coding sequence ATGAAACAACATAAAAAAGAAAAGCTGTCACACTTTTTAATGCGCTATTTTTTAATTGTTATTGGAGCAGGTCTAGCTGCTGTTGCGATTGAGCTTTTTCTTGTTCCCAATGATATTATTGATGGCGGCGTTATTGGTGTATCGCTTATTTTGAGTCACCTTAATGCGGGAGCTATCCCGTTTGTAAACTTTGCAACGCTCGTTATTATCATTAACCTGCCGTTTATGTATTCTGGGTACAAATATATTGGCAAAACATTCGTGTTCTCTTCAATTTTCGGAATTGTATGTCTAGCTGTTATTGAATCACAGCTTCACCATGTAGAGGCTTTTACAACACAGCCTATTTTAGCTACCGTTTTTGGAGGGCTCATTCTTGGTGCTGGAGTTGGGTTAGTTATTCGAAATGGTGGTACAATGGACGGTACAGAAATTTTAGGTATCCTTTTAACAAAAAAACTGCCGTTTTCACTAGGTGAATTTGTAATGTTTGTGAACATTTTTATCTTTATTTGGGCTGGCTTTGTATATGGTCCTGAACAAGCGATGTATTCTGTAATGGCTTACTATATTGCATTTAAAACAATTGATACTGTTATACAAGGGCTTGATGAAACAAAAGCTGTGATTATTGTCTCTGATCATTATGCAGATGTTTCTGATGCGATATTAGATCGTCTTGGCCGAGGAACAACAAAGTTAAAAGGAAAAGGCGGCTATACAGATGAAGATAAGGAAGTTATTTATGCTGTTGTAACACGTCTTGAGGTAACGAAGCTAAAAGCAATTGTACATGAAGTAGATCCAAAAGCCTTCATTACGATTATGAATACGCAAGAAACAAAAGGAGCGCAGTTCAAGTCTGCCATCCACTAA
- a CDS encoding metal ABC transporter ATP-binding protein, with product MSFRYDRETVLDNINLQVPQGAFLGLVGPNGSGKSTLIKSILGLQKPYKGSIKLFGTDVNKYKDWSKIGFVSQKANSFNSGFPATVFEVVSTGLTSKIGLFKFMKSEHKKKVEEAIRAVGMEAFMKRNIGELSGGQQQRIFIARALVSDPNLLILDEPTVGVDALNVQNFYDLLSHLNKEKGITLLLVTHDIGTITEKVTHVACLNKHLHFHGKTAEFESLKDKDLSAFYGHHVHVLSHEHGGQPV from the coding sequence ATGTCCTTTCGATATGATCGAGAAACAGTGCTAGATAATATTAACTTACAAGTGCCACAGGGCGCTTTTTTAGGGTTGGTTGGACCAAATGGTTCTGGAAAATCAACACTTATCAAAAGTATTCTAGGATTGCAAAAACCTTATAAAGGTTCTATTAAACTGTTTGGAACAGATGTGAACAAATATAAAGACTGGAGTAAAATAGGGTTTGTCTCTCAAAAGGCAAACAGCTTTAACTCAGGCTTTCCTGCAACTGTTTTTGAAGTTGTCTCAACAGGACTTACATCAAAAATTGGTTTATTTAAATTTATGAAGAGCGAGCATAAAAAGAAGGTAGAAGAAGCAATACGAGCTGTTGGAATGGAAGCTTTTATGAAACGTAATATTGGGGAGCTTTCAGGAGGACAGCAGCAAAGGATTTTTATTGCGCGTGCCCTTGTAAGTGATCCTAATCTATTAATTTTAGATGAACCAACAGTTGGGGTAGATGCGTTGAATGTTCAAAACTTCTATGATTTACTTTCTCATCTCAATAAGGAAAAGGGAATCACGCTTTTACTTGTTACACATGATATTGGCACAATCACAGAAAAAGTTACTCATGTGGCTTGTTTAAATAAGCACCTTCATTTTCACGGAAAAACAGCAGAGTTTGAGAGTTTAAAAGATAAGGACCTGTCCGCATTTTATGGGCATCACGTTCACGTTCTGTCTCATGAACATGGAGGACAACCGGTATGA
- a CDS encoding metal ABC transporter permease, with translation MIANLFQFEFLQNAFITGILIGFLAPLLGAFIVVRRLSLIADALSHVTLAGISASLLLEKKLGYQLNPLYFGMIFSVAGSLFIEKLRGLYRHYQELAIPIILSGGIGISVIFISLADGFNSDLLNYLFGSVSAVSRTDLWTIVGVAIVVTLAIIIFYKELFILSFDEEHAKASGVKAKAIHFLFIVMVALVIAASMNIVGILLVSALMTLPVAASMRLATGFKQTIILSIIFGEVSVIGGLISSYYLDLAPGGVIVVIAILILLGSILVKKGWGRKHEH, from the coding sequence ATGATCGCAAATTTATTTCAGTTTGAATTTTTACAAAATGCATTTATTACAGGGATATTAATTGGCTTTCTAGCGCCGCTTCTTGGTGCTTTTATCGTTGTAAGACGATTGTCTCTTATCGCCGATGCGCTTAGTCATGTGACCCTTGCGGGGATTTCAGCAAGCTTGCTGTTAGAAAAAAAGCTCGGTTATCAGCTTAATCCGCTTTACTTTGGTATGATTTTTTCTGTAGCAGGTTCACTTTTTATTGAGAAACTGCGCGGTCTTTACCGTCACTACCAAGAGCTTGCTATTCCGATTATTCTATCAGGCGGAATTGGAATTAGTGTTATTTTCATTTCGCTTGCAGATGGCTTTAATAGCGATTTATTAAATTATTTATTCGGAAGCGTGAGTGCTGTAAGCCGAACAGATCTATGGACTATTGTGGGGGTTGCGATTGTTGTTACGCTTGCCATTATTATCTTTTATAAAGAGCTATTCATTTTATCATTTGATGAAGAGCATGCAAAAGCGTCGGGCGTAAAAGCAAAAGCTATTCATTTTCTATTTATTGTCATGGTTGCTCTTGTTATTGCAGCAAGTATGAATATTGTTGGTATTCTGCTTGTGTCTGCTTTAATGACTCTTCCAGTTGCAGCAAGTATGCGATTAGCAACAGGGTTTAAGCAAACAATTATTCTATCAATCATTTTTGGAGAAGTTTCCGTAATCGGTGGACTCATTTCTTCATATTACTTAGACCTTGCTCCAGGTGGAGTCATCGTTGTAATTGCCATTCTTATTTTGTTAGGGTCTATTTTAGTAAAAAAAGGGTGGGGAAGAAAACATGAACATTGA
- a CDS encoding Fur family transcriptional regulator → MNIDDAIRILKDEGYKHTGKREDLLTLFAETDKYLTAKDVLENMKDAYPGLSFDTIYRNLSLFTDLNILEVTELAGEKHFRFQCAAGHHHHHFICLDCGKTEKLAACPMTIVDDSLDGFQVTGHKFEVYGKCKKCAV, encoded by the coding sequence ATGAACATTGATGATGCAATACGGATTTTAAAAGATGAAGGATACAAACACACAGGAAAACGCGAAGATTTGCTTACACTGTTTGCTGAAACAGATAAGTATTTAACAGCAAAAGATGTGTTAGAGAATATGAAAGATGCATATCCTGGATTGAGTTTTGATACAATTTATCGTAATTTATCTCTATTTACAGACTTGAATATTCTAGAAGTAACAGAGCTTGCTGGTGAGAAACACTTTCGCTTTCAGTGCGCTGCTGGTCACCATCATCATCACTTCATTTGCTTGGACTGTGGGAAAACAGAGAAACTTGCGGCATGTCCAATGACAATTGTGGATGATTCATTAGATGGTTTTCAAGTAACAGGTCATAAGTTTGAAGTTTATGGTAAATGTAAAAAATGTGCAGTATAA
- a CDS encoding DUF4190 domain-containing protein: MEKDQYRKDLDTPYKDREYEEPFMEETAAELGGDVRNERYIEQKRTDRSQDRSNQNGREGIGYGRLGLILSVLSFFFLPVIFSIAGIVLGFIARRKGARSVGTWAIGVGIVSLLIAMFILPFF; the protein is encoded by the coding sequence ATGGAGAAAGACCAATATCGAAAAGATTTAGATACACCGTATAAAGACCGAGAATATGAAGAACCTTTCATGGAAGAAACAGCAGCAGAATTAGGCGGAGATGTTCGTAATGAACGATATATTGAGCAAAAACGTACTGATAGAAGTCAAGATCGTAGCAACCAAAATGGTCGTGAAGGAATTGGCTATGGACGTTTAGGGCTTATCCTTTCTGTTCTTTCATTTTTCTTCCTTCCGGTTATCTTTAGTATCGCAGGCATTGTGTTAGGGTTTATCGCTCGTCGTAAAGGTGCAAGAAGCGTTGGTACATGGGCCATTGGAGTCGGAATTGTTTCCCTCCTGATTGCCATGTTTATCCTCCCATTTTTTTAA
- a CDS encoding 5' nucleotidase, NT5C type, with product MRKKRFGIDIDGTVTSPETFIPYLNEAFQLTLTIDDIKEYDLVPFVNVSREELGQWFEENERDIYKNAPLAPYAKDILAEWKEDYELFYISARHDKLLDVTKGWFDENGVHFHHIDLIGSHEKVETAKKYDVDVFFEDKHDNACEISEECGIPVILFDTPYNRLPVPQNVHRVTTWHEAKELIDKWFGK from the coding sequence GTGAGGAAAAAGCGATTTGGGATTGATATTGATGGAACTGTAACATCACCAGAAACATTTATACCGTACTTAAACGAAGCATTTCAGCTTACGTTAACAATTGATGATATTAAAGAATACGATTTGGTTCCATTTGTAAATGTAAGTAGGGAAGAGCTTGGCCAATGGTTCGAAGAGAATGAACGAGACATTTATAAAAATGCTCCATTAGCTCCATATGCAAAAGACATTTTAGCGGAATGGAAAGAGGACTACGAACTTTTTTACATAAGTGCACGACATGACAAGCTACTTGACGTAACAAAAGGGTGGTTTGATGAGAATGGAGTCCATTTTCATCACATTGATTTAATTGGGTCACATGAAAAAGTGGAAACAGCTAAAAAATATGATGTAGATGTCTTTTTTGAAGATAAGCATGATAATGCATGTGAAATAAGTGAGGAATGTGGAATTCCTGTTATTTTGTTTGATACACCATATAATAGACTGCCTGTTCCTCAAAATGTTCATCGTGTGACAACATGGCATGAAGCAAAGGAACTTATTGATAAGTGGTTTGGAAAATAA
- the ispG gene encoding flavodoxin-dependent (E)-4-hydroxy-3-methylbut-2-enyl-diphosphate synthase yields MIHRTKTRPVKVGHLTIGGSDEVIIQSMTTTKTHDVEATVAEIKRLEEAGCQVVRVACPDERAANAISEIKKRINIPLVVDIHFDYRLALKAIEGGADKIRINPGNIGRREKVEAVVKAAKERGVPIRIGVNAGSLEKRILDKYGYPTADGMVESALHHIQILEDLDFHDIIVSMKASDVNLAIEAYEKAAKAFDYPLHLGITESGTLFAGTVKSAAGLGAILSKGIGNTLRISLSADPVEEVKVARELLKSFGLAANAATLISCPTCGRIEIDLISIANEVEEYISTIKAPIKVAVLGCAVNGPGEAREADIGIAGARGEGLLFRKGKTVRKVPEETMVEELKKEIDKIAEEHYAKEKAAKQEEEAKQEEEANI; encoded by the coding sequence ATCATACATCGCACGAAGACTCGCCCTGTTAAAGTCGGTCATTTGACAATCGGTGGTAGCGATGAAGTAATAATTCAAAGTATGACAACAACTAAAACCCACGATGTCGAGGCAACAGTGGCAGAGATTAAACGTTTGGAAGAGGCAGGCTGCCAAGTTGTTCGTGTAGCATGTCCAGACGAACGTGCGGCAAATGCTATTAGCGAAATTAAAAAGCGTATCAACATTCCTCTTGTTGTAGACATTCACTTCGACTATAGATTAGCTCTTAAAGCCATTGAAGGCGGAGCAGATAAAATCCGAATTAACCCAGGTAACATTGGGCGTCGTGAGAAAGTAGAAGCAGTTGTAAAAGCGGCAAAAGAACGTGGAGTTCCAATTCGAATTGGCGTTAACGCTGGCTCTCTTGAAAAACGTATTTTAGATAAATACGGCTACCCTACTGCAGATGGAATGGTTGAAAGTGCACTTCATCATATTCAAATCTTAGAAGACCTTGATTTCCATGATATTATCGTATCTATGAAAGCGTCAGACGTTAACTTAGCAATTGAAGCATATGAAAAAGCAGCAAAAGCTTTTGACTATCCTCTACATCTAGGTATTACAGAGTCAGGTACGCTGTTTGCTGGAACGGTAAAAAGTGCTGCTGGACTTGGCGCTATTCTTTCAAAAGGGATTGGAAACACGCTTCGTATCTCACTAAGTGCTGATCCTGTTGAAGAAGTCAAAGTAGCTCGTGAGCTTCTAAAATCATTTGGTCTTGCTGCAAATGCTGCAACATTAATTTCTTGTCCTACATGTGGACGAATTGAAATTGATCTTATCAGCATTGCAAATGAAGTTGAAGAATATATTTCTACAATTAAAGCACCGATTAAGGTTGCTGTACTTGGTTGTGCTGTAAATGGACCTGGTGAAGCGCGTGAAGCAGACATCGGAATTGCTGGTGCACGTGGTGAAGGTCTTTTATTCCGTAAAGGAAAAACAGTGCGTAAAGTTCCTGAAGAAACAATGGTTGAAGAACTGAAAAAAGAAATCGACAAAATTGCTGAAGAGCATTACGCAAAAGAAAAAGCAGCAAAACAAGAAGAAGAAGCAAAACAAGAAGAAGAAGCAAACATATAG
- a CDS encoding LysM peptidoglycan-binding domain-containing protein — MKKLGVLLIVLFIGYVAYYDISVGTLKASSPQAVETAAVQKPEKQDYQTVVVQQGDTVLSIISQLQKEDSNLNIEKISQDFRRLNDNLSPENIQVGKKYKFPIYSSS; from the coding sequence ATGAAAAAACTAGGCGTACTTCTTATTGTATTATTTATCGGGTATGTTGCTTATTACGATATTAGTGTAGGAACGTTGAAAGCCTCTTCTCCACAAGCTGTTGAAACAGCAGCTGTGCAAAAACCGGAAAAACAAGATTATCAAACTGTTGTGGTCCAACAGGGCGATACTGTACTATCCATTATTAGTCAACTACAAAAGGAAGACTCCAATTTAAATATTGAGAAAATCAGCCAAGATTTTCGACGCTTAAACGATAACCTCTCACCTGAGAATATTCAAGTTGGAAAGAAGTATAAATTTCCAATTTACAGCTCCTCTTAG
- a CDS encoding MFS transporter, with protein MNDQKITVMLGLLPFIMVLGNSSLIPILPEIQQNLNLNDTQTSFILSAFSLPAALAIPFVGILSDRYGRRKLIVLSLILVIIGSLIAGVSEIVGSQYSYSLLTVGRIIQGVGAAGTTPLAMALAGDLFSGDRRAKVLGILEVYNGIGKVIAPIIGALIALIAWYALFFLFPLVAIIPLIGVTRYVKEEKQESTVSFSTYIKKLGKVLKREQRWLYPMFFLGGLCLFLLFGSLYYLSFLIEEKYGIDGFFKGTSFAIPLGAMTITSYWTGKRIKENKMMMKKLVVIGVTFLISMFFIMVFFHSLPFLMFCLTVALGGLGFLLPCINMLVTSSVREEERGFIVSIYGMVRFIGVALGPIIFENWMKDVEVMFYNSLMLTIIAAVWLGLRIRIHAPSYQ; from the coding sequence ATGAATGATCAAAAAATTACTGTGATGCTTGGACTCCTTCCTTTTATAATGGTTCTTGGGAATTCTTCTTTAATTCCAATCCTCCCTGAAATTCAGCAAAATCTTAACTTAAATGATACGCAAACAAGCTTTATTTTAAGTGCGTTTTCATTGCCAGCTGCGCTTGCTATTCCTTTTGTAGGCATCCTTTCTGATCGATACGGAAGAAGAAAGCTCATTGTTCTATCACTTATATTGGTCATAATTGGAAGTTTGATTGCGGGAGTTAGTGAAATTGTAGGGTCTCAATATAGCTACTCCTTGCTTACGGTTGGGCGCATCATCCAAGGAGTGGGAGCAGCAGGTACTACGCCTTTAGCAATGGCATTAGCGGGTGATTTGTTCAGTGGTGACAGAAGAGCAAAAGTGCTAGGTATATTGGAAGTATATAATGGTATTGGAAAAGTAATTGCTCCTATTATTGGGGCTTTAATTGCTCTTATCGCTTGGTACGCGCTTTTTTTTCTTTTTCCACTAGTAGCTATTATTCCTCTTATAGGAGTTACAAGATATGTGAAAGAAGAAAAACAGGAAAGCACGGTCTCTTTTTCAACTTATATTAAGAAGCTTGGGAAAGTTTTAAAACGAGAACAGCGCTGGCTGTATCCAATGTTTTTTTTAGGCGGGCTTTGTCTCTTCTTATTATTCGGCTCTCTTTACTATCTTTCCTTTCTTATTGAAGAAAAGTATGGGATAGATGGTTTTTTTAAAGGAACATCTTTTGCTATTCCACTAGGAGCGATGACAATTACCTCTTATTGGACAGGAAAGAGAATTAAGGAGAATAAGATGATGATGAAAAAATTAGTAGTAATTGGTGTTACTTTTTTAATTTCCATGTTTTTTATTATGGTCTTTTTTCATTCACTACCTTTTTTAATGTTTTGCTTAACAGTAGCTCTTGGAGGATTAGGATTTTTGCTTCCATGTATTAATATGCTCGTGACTTCATCAGTAAGAGAGGAAGAGAGAGGATTTATCGTTTCGATATATGGGATGGTACGGTTCATTGGAGTAGCACTTGGGCCAATCATCTTTGAAAACTGGATGAAGGATGTTGAAGTAATGTTTTATAACTCTTTAATGTTAACAATTATTGCTGCTGTTTGGCTCGGCTTGCGTATACGAATCCATGCCCCTTCATATCAATAA
- a CDS encoding Na/Pi cotransporter family protein has protein sequence MELDIQTLIFEFIGGLGIFLFGIKSMGDGLQKSAGDKLRDILDKFTTNPIMGVLAGMLVTVLIQSSSGTTVITVGLVSAGFMTLRQAIGVIMGANIGTTVTAFIIGIDVGAYALPILAIGSVLIFFFNKKRVNNIGQIFFGFGALFFGLELMGGAMKPLRSLESFHDLTVSMSHNPILGVVVGTLFTVIVQSSSATIGILQELYGQNAIDLKAALPVLFGDNIGTTITAVLASLGASIAARRAALTHVLFNVIGTTIFLIILPFFTQFVGFLQEAFSLNKPMTLAFAHGTFNLTNTLIQLPFVGVLAYIVTKVIPGKDTAIDYNPRHLDPVFIEQSPSIALGQAKEEVVRMGQFATTGVEETGQYMKTKQRKHFDTTVQIEDAINNLDRKITDYLVLLSASSLSPGESEEHSMLLDSVRDIERIGDHFENINELIEYQVTNKVRITDDALADLEEMFSLTLSAVKQAVYALEHNDVNSAREVLEKEHKIDLMERALRKKHILRLNERKCSGAAGIVFVDIISNFERIGDHAVNIAEAILGEREDKVRNYN, from the coding sequence GTGGAATTAGATATCCAAACATTAATATTCGAATTTATTGGCGGACTTGGGATTTTCTTATTTGGTATTAAGTCTATGGGTGACGGCTTACAAAAATCAGCAGGAGATAAGCTTCGTGATATTCTAGATAAGTTTACAACAAATCCTATAATGGGTGTGCTAGCAGGGATGCTAGTGACCGTATTAATACAAAGTAGTTCTGGGACAACGGTTATTACTGTAGGGCTTGTTAGCGCTGGTTTTATGACCTTAAGGCAAGCTATTGGAGTTATTATGGGGGCAAATATCGGAACAACCGTAACAGCCTTCATTATTGGAATTGACGTAGGTGCTTATGCATTACCGATACTTGCTATTGGATCTGTTCTCATCTTTTTCTTTAATAAAAAACGAGTTAATAATATTGGACAAATCTTCTTTGGATTTGGTGCTTTATTCTTTGGTCTTGAATTAATGGGAGGGGCAATGAAGCCTCTACGTTCTTTAGAATCTTTTCACGACTTAACAGTAAGTATGAGTCATAACCCTATTTTAGGTGTAGTTGTTGGAACACTTTTCACTGTTATTGTGCAAAGTTCGAGTGCTACAATTGGAATTTTACAGGAATTATACGGCCAAAATGCAATTGATTTAAAAGCAGCACTTCCTGTATTATTTGGCGACAATATCGGTACAACGATTACAGCAGTATTAGCATCTTTAGGTGCTTCAATTGCAGCAAGAAGAGCTGCTCTTACACATGTTTTATTCAATGTTATTGGAACAACGATTTTCTTAATTATCTTACCTTTCTTTACTCAGTTTGTTGGCTTTCTGCAAGAAGCCTTCTCGTTAAATAAACCCATGACACTTGCTTTTGCACATGGTACTTTTAATTTAACGAATACGCTTATTCAGCTTCCATTTGTAGGTGTTTTAGCATATATTGTAACGAAAGTAATTCCTGGCAAAGATACAGCGATTGACTACAATCCCCGTCATCTCGATCCGGTCTTCATTGAACAGTCGCCATCAATTGCTCTTGGACAAGCTAAGGAAGAAGTTGTTCGAATGGGTCAGTTTGCCACAACGGGCGTAGAGGAAACTGGACAGTATATGAAAACAAAGCAAAGAAAACATTTTGATACAACTGTTCAAATTGAAGATGCGATTAATAATCTTGATCGAAAAATTACAGATTATCTTGTTTTATTATCAGCGAGTTCGCTGTCACCAGGAGAAAGTGAAGAGCATTCTATGCTTCTAGATTCTGTTCGCGATATTGAACGAATTGGTGATCATTTTGAGAATATTAATGAACTTATTGAGTATCAAGTAACAAATAAAGTGAGAATTACAGATGATGCTTTAGCAGATTTAGAAGAGATGTTCTCTCTTACTTTAAGTGCAGTAAAACAAGCAGTCTACGCTCTTGAACATAATGATGTGAATAGTGCTCGAGAAGTGTTAGAAAAGGAACATAAGATTGATCTTATGGAACGAGCATTGCGGAAAAAACATATCTTACGTTTGAATGAACGTAAATGTTCAGGTGCAGCAGGGATTGTTTTTGTGGACATCATTAGTAATTTTGAGCGAATCGGTGATCATGCTGTGAACATTGCTGAAGCTATTTTAGGCGAAAGAGAAGATAAAGTACGTAATTATAATTAG
- a CDS encoding Na/Pi cotransporter family protein, whose amino-acid sequence MDVTLQKQIFEFIGGLGLFVFAITYLGEGLQKSTGERLRKVIDTFTSNPIIGVFAGMISTILVQSSSGMIIIVLGLVSARFMTLRQAIGVIMGANIGTTLTAFIIGINFSSYFLPALAVGSMLIVFFYSKKVHYIGQVIFGFGALFLGLELMGDGMREIVSLDIFQDFILNMGNNPFFGVSMGTIFTAVVQKSSVSIGVLQELYKQDSISLTAALPVLFGANIGTTVTVVLASLSASVLAKRAALTHVLLNVSGTIVFLVFLPVFTAFISVVQVSFHLNGAITIAVAHAVFNIFNTLLWLPFVGVLVYLVTKAFPERNTFVTQNQGYLDRQFIEQAPTVALSQVQKEIIEMSHLLLKNFVQAYSYLSTRDRIHAQEVVNLMEILENKERKIKAYFLLLSENALSTLESEDYFRLQEEVHYLKRIGAHCENITEFVDYQLANKVFFTNEASSDLEEMFQSTSKALSETIKALESKNIKSARGVLEIEDRIDRMERVLRKKHILRLNKGECSGAASILFVDIINNLERIGDYAEKLSQHILEQNNS is encoded by the coding sequence ATGGATGTAACGCTCCAGAAGCAAATTTTTGAATTTATTGGAGGCCTTGGCCTCTTTGTATTTGCGATTACATATTTAGGAGAAGGATTACAGAAATCAACAGGGGAGAGGCTCAGGAAAGTTATTGATACGTTTACGAGTAATCCTATTATCGGTGTTTTTGCCGGAATGATTTCAACAATTCTTGTTCAAAGCAGCTCTGGAATGATTATTATCGTTCTTGGGTTAGTAAGTGCAAGATTTATGACATTAAGGCAAGCTATTGGCGTTATAATGGGTGCAAATATTGGTACAACGCTAACAGCTTTCATTATTGGTATTAATTTTAGTTCTTATTTTCTTCCTGCGCTAGCCGTTGGCTCGATGCTTATTGTATTTTTTTACAGTAAAAAAGTTCATTATATAGGTCAAGTTATTTTTGGGTTTGGAGCTTTATTTCTAGGCTTAGAGCTTATGGGAGATGGTATGAGAGAGATTGTTTCCTTAGACATATTTCAAGATTTTATTTTAAATATGGGAAACAACCCTTTTTTTGGAGTGAGTATGGGGACGATTTTTACTGCAGTTGTCCAAAAGTCAAGTGTTTCAATTGGGGTTTTGCAAGAGTTGTATAAGCAGGATTCTATTAGTTTAACAGCGGCACTTCCTGTTTTATTTGGTGCAAATATTGGTACAACAGTGACGGTCGTTTTAGCTTCTTTAAGTGCTTCTGTACTCGCTAAAAGGGCAGCTTTAACGCATGTTTTATTAAATGTGTCAGGGACGATTGTTTTTTTAGTATTTCTTCCTGTTTTTACAGCATTTATATCTGTTGTTCAAGTTTCTTTTCACCTCAATGGAGCAATTACAATTGCTGTTGCCCACGCTGTTTTTAATATTTTCAACACACTTCTTTGGCTCCCATTTGTAGGCGTACTCGTATATTTAGTTACAAAAGCTTTTCCAGAAAGAAATACCTTTGTAACTCAAAATCAGGGATATCTTGATAGACAGTTTATTGAGCAAGCCCCAACAGTTGCCCTGAGTCAAGTACAAAAAGAAATTATTGAAATGAGTCATCTTTTATTAAAAAACTTTGTACAAGCTTACAGCTATTTAAGTACGAGAGATCGTATACATGCTCAAGAAGTCGTAAATCTAATGGAAATATTAGAAAACAAGGAAAGAAAAATAAAAGCGTATTTTCTCCTGTTATCTGAGAATGCTTTATCAACGCTTGAGAGTGAAGATTATTTTAGGCTCCAAGAAGAAGTGCATTATTTAAAAAGAATAGGAGCTCATTGTGAGAATATTACGGAATTTGTGGATTATCAATTGGCTAATAAAGTCTTTTTTACAAATGAGGCTTCTTCAGATTTAGAAGAAATGTTCCAAAGTACTTCAAAAGCCCTTTCTGAAACAATAAAAGCTTTGGAAAGTAAAAACATAAAAAGCGCCCGCGGCGTTCTTGAAATTGAAGATCGGATTGACCGAATGGAAAGGGTACTGCGCAAAAAGCATATTCTACGTTTAAATAAAGGAGAATGTTCAGGAGCAGCTAGTATCTTATTTGTGGATATTATTAATAATTTGGAGAGAATTGGAGACTATGCTGAAAAACTATCTCAGCACATTTTAGAACAAAATAACTCTTAA
- the sodA gene encoding superoxide dismutase SodA — translation MAHELPQLPYAYDALEPHIDKETMNIHHTKHHNTYVTKLNDAIKGTDLESKSIEELVSNLDAVPENIRTAVRNNGGGHANHSLFWTILSPEGGGEPTGELADAINKKFGSYEKFQEEFAAAAAGRFGSGWAWLVVDNGEVAITSTPNQDSPLMEGKTPVLGLDVWEHAYYLNYQNRRPDYISAFWNVVNWDEVSKRYEAAK, via the coding sequence ATGGCACATGAATTACCACAATTACCTTACGCGTATGACGCACTTGAACCACATATCGACAAGGAAACAATGAACATTCACCATACGAAACACCACAACACATATGTAACGAAGTTAAACGATGCAATCAAGGGTACTGATCTTGAGTCTAAAAGCATTGAAGAACTAGTATCAAACTTAGACGCTGTACCTGAAAACATTCGTACAGCTGTACGCAACAACGGTGGTGGACATGCTAACCACAGCCTTTTCTGGACAATCCTTTCACCAGAAGGTGGCGGTGAGCCAACTGGCGAATTAGCAGATGCAATCAACAAAAAGTTTGGAAGCTACGAGAAATTCCAAGAAGAATTCGCAGCAGCTGCAGCAGGCCGCTTCGGTTCTGGTTGGGCTTGGCTTGTTGTAGATAACGGCGAAGTTGCGATCACAAGCACTCCAAACCAAGATTCACCGCTTATGGAAGGTAAAACACCTGTTCTAGGCTTAGACGTTTGGGAGCATGCTTACTACTTAAACTACCAAAACCGTCGTCCAGACTACATTTCAGCATTCTGGAATGTTGTAAACTGGGACGAAGTATCAAAACGCTACGAAGCAGCAAAATAA